The genomic region GACAAGATTTGGCAATGTGAATAAGGTCAAAAcaattactattttatttggGATTAATAAAGTCTCATTGAACATTTTAGAAGTCACACCTAGTTTATCATCTACGAATTATATTGATATCTCTAGGACATTGAACAagtaatgtaatatattgaaCAACTATATTTTCAGTATTGTTATCGTAGATGTTTTAAAGCCAAAGTTTTTGcttgttttttccttttacttcaaagtaaacatttttaattttaaaatagaaaTGACTTATGTTcatattcataatttattatcttaaatttttataattgtaatacatatacattacatattttttatatttttctcctGAAAATTGGTTTCATTAGGATCCAGACTACATGAGgggatatataaaaaaaaaaaattaggagTGACCTTCATAAAAGAGATGCGAAAAAATTACTATCAAAAGATTCaggatatttatatatatgtaccgAAAACAGAACATTTCATGTTTCTCATAATTCATGTCATATGTAGTGAAAACCAACTTAGAACAGAGATATTtggaaacaaaaatatttggaTCAATCTTTATGctatttaagaaatataattaaaaaatatatataattctattaaaaattttaccataatttgcatttttccttttttttttttttgttgtttaaagattaaatataattatacatatatatatctgttATCTTATTAAACCTTTTATCAGAtgaatattcaaaattaaagaataatttgtttctagttagtatataaaaattaacattgGATACCTTTATTTTAGatacgtacatatgttaatgatttattgtttttaattaagagatgtgaattatataaaaaataaaaaacttcattttaataattattgaaAATGTTGTTTTTATGCATCTTTCGTGATTTTCaaatgttattataaaaagtacaatacaatattaatataacgtATTTACTGTTCTTAtagttacatattttttttaaattaatttttacgggtatttaaaattatgttaatttattatttctcaCAACAGTTTTGCTACCTTAGTGTTGTActtgaataatattattattcatgtCTAATCATAGTCATTATACAGTTATTATTaggtataaaaatatttttacagggagcataattttttcactatatattttaatatatgttacaCATCAATGCTTAATATTCGTCAAATTAGTAAACTGTTACTAAAATTACAACATTCTATTCATATTACTTTTAGTATATGTTCTACCATGCGAATACGTTTAcgataatataataattacatattagctttttttttaaatgaaagtTATAATATAGAACTTCTACTGCATAAATCTGTATATATTTGCTAATTTTTTCGTATTACGCCATTATAAGGAAAAGATTGTCACACTTTAGAGGCagaatatttgaaaaatcaTAACTTTTGATGactttgtaaaatttttaaaacgttttcttcataaataaatatactattACAAAGGATTTTacttatagaaaaaataatatatttaaaattaattagtgATTATTTGCGTGATCAACAGTTTAGGATAAGTTTAAATACATACCTGTTAAGTTTTTGActcagtaaaaaaaaaaaatatatacgtatataattatatcataactgaagaatatttatatttacatcaTTATGTTTAAAATTACATCACATGGTATATCTTAAAATGTTCtgcaataataattttgtggatcatatgaaaaataaaaatcatacatatattttttaaatataatatgatatagtaaataataaattaaatatatattaataaaataatattgtatatataatttttataagacATTTACGTATTACGAAATTTGTTGTAATATCTTGCTTCAATTACATCTTATTTGCGTTAACTGTTCAAGTGTCTATTCTTATACAGCGTACTAACACCATTTTATTACCATTCTAGCTATATcgatttttatataatattaaacatataaattaattcgTATTTATATGAATCTTTTAATGTACCATGGtgttttaataatgaaacaaacacagtaaaataaaaggttttatttaaatgtaaacaaatgtttaaattaaaaagtataagaATGTAATggtaaaaaacatatattatttcgaTTAAATAATTTGTCAACAcgaaataaatgtataaatgtacagAAAGTGTTTCATTGTAAATTTTGAAGGCACTATACTCTTGGATAAGCGAATATAGCATTCCTGCTCTTTGTATTTTTGAaaagttgaaaaaaaaaaaaattatgatataatatatatatcaattatctcatcttcatatatatgtaaaaactaagggtatttaaattataaaaaagaaaaataaaataaaacaattataaataaataattaaaatatttattttattaaatatttgattagtttttaattttattttaatatattaaatatagtattacattacaaaaatgattaaaaaatttattgtatttattatttatttgttctttcataattatttttataaatacagaattatataaaatgaaacattaatataaataataatatatttaaaataaaatgtatttatttgttcctccatttttaattcttaaaGTATACGACTTACAGGTTATATTgcaaaagaatatatttaaagaaatatatatattaaattatattttttcattaaattatatataacacactcaaataaaaattaatttagaacataattaagatatataaaaatgatagtTACATCAGAACCAATATGtattaattcaaaatatgtttttttataatatatttataatatgaacTACTAGATAACATTTCTGAACTGTTATTTTGTCTCATTCAACAAAACATATGTGttatttgtatacatatatatatatatatatatatgtatattcttttataaatgaaCTATTTTGTTCTCCAGAACATAGAACAATTCATCCGGATTCTTTAGTCTACTTAAAATAtccaatttatttttgattatagtaacaattttgtatattttaatttcaataaattttaatacttGCCTTTTTTCTGCGTATAATCGCTAACCAATAAagttcatataaattataacaatttattaatatacaatatattaaaaatttacaacacttataagttaaaaattagaacttttataaaattaaaatgtgttaaaccaaacaaatatttatatttcataaacaaattaaagattatattactatttttacatttatatatatttttttttttctaagaaataaaaataatcagttaaaaatatttattatcttatgtttaacatttttatttatagttataaatcatttttatgtaaaatttataaatttatagcttataaatttacaaatgcTTATTATGAATAACTCAAGATAGTGTTGAAACAATTGATGTAAATTAGTTATATAATTAGTAAACATATTAcctatttaatatatgtacgttataatttataaaatgtagAATTTTCGTCAATGAAATTTTgtcaaaataaacaaattacaCAAGTCACTTCTCCTCACATGAAAGAACTACAAGACTGCATGTTTTTGTACATTaacataaatgttttttttaaaataacgtTTAAGATAATTTCATAAATAGGGAAGCAAGGGATTTACaagattatttttaattcttttttattattaaattatatgtcatttttttcattataaaaaatgttggCTTAATAACTAAAGTTGTTAAcgtgtaatatatttatcaatCCTGTTAAATAAGtgttatttattaagaaaatttagcaaagatttaaaagaaaatagtaataatttagtaaaatatataattgtcgtaaatattttattttccaaaatTATGCACTCAGGGacaaattatattcttttgcTTAATTCTGTATAAAACAGATATGAGAGAAGCTTCATAAATGGAAGTAGTAAAAACtataatttgttatattaaatatttacttatgcCTCCTTAAACCGAATAGTTTATTCATTGTCAATCACtgatatatctatatatttcgaatatatgtatttatataattaataaattttacttcCCCTTAATTTTTAGGAACGCAAATTGGATCTcgtatattcatttaaatttaacgATGTATTAAATAGTGATGTGactgaaaataaaaatgataaataatgCTGAATCATAAAAAACACCTACAATAAATACCCTTAAGTTTAACCTGTTTGTCACAAACTTGGAACAAACTTTTTATATACGAACAATAATCCCGGTTATAAAACTGATATTAATGATAAGCATTGTTTTGATATGAATTACCGGTTAACTGAACAAGTTTTTAAACATCTTCATattcaatataaaaattattattctaaTTCAATTATTTCTAAACTTCAAAATGtataggaaaaaattattcaaggTTAACACAATACCAAACCAAATATATGCCATTCTGATGGAGCTCCATATTATATGGACTCTAtggaagaattaaaatatgtgttTGACTACAGTGAAGATTTTGATTTCATTAGAGAGGAATCTTTCCAAAATAGTTGTAATGCTTGTTAtactcatttttattatcttataGGTAGTTTTCATTATACTTTAAGtggaaaaacaaatatgaaCAATGGACTGGAAATATGTGTAGAGAATATActaaaaatgataaagaaCATCATCCTAAAAATATCGTAGAAAGGAACGCTCAAAGTTAAATCAACTTCTGTAGTTAGAAGCAACTATCAATCCTCGTTGTAAAAGAGCTATTAATGCattcaaaaaatgtaattatttagTTCATAGTATCTTGATTGATAATCGTAGAATaagaatgaaatataaagaagCTATGGGTAAATCCGTTGAAATCGTAACTAAACCTGAAGATGCCATGGAAATACCTAGAAATAACTTAGTCGAAATGGCAACGGATACAATAAAATCCCCAAGTATGGTGGGACTACCTGAGAGAATCGTATTATTAActggaaaaaaaagttattagtgaacataatttttttagtgCATTATGTTCAAAATCAAAAACAGCCAAATCTTTAACTCTTTGtgcttttatattattatgtatttttctgttagttttttttttatttttttcgttttatatAGGGTAAACATAAAGTCCATTGTAAATTTCAAATGTTTTTCTCTAAGTTTCAATAACATTCATAGCATATTTTAATcaaaaattcataattataataagaaaatattatatataaaatattcttttcatttttttattataattctcCATTCGGAgatattttccatttttcttcccacgaaaaaaaaaaaaaattccttttaatattaatctAAGAAAAATTcaagaatttttaaatgaaagtTGTAAATCTTCAAGTGATAATGTTAGGAATATCGTATATCATATATCATATACTTGTTTATCAATTAACAAGTAGTAAATCGATATAGAATATCAACTGAATTAGCTCCAAcctataatataaataaattacagttcttattataattataaataagataaaataaaattttaaaattaattatatgacaagtataaattatacttaaAAGGTATAGAAAAATAGGATAAATCGAGTGTATATTCATGTTCAttatcaaaattaataatataactttaaaacgatgtaaaataataacaataaagcagtatataaatattcattttaaaaacgATAAACTCAAAAGATCGCAAAGTCTTCAATTGTACGATAGGAGTTTCTAATGAAACGGAAGAGAGGTTTtagcaaataataatatgccCTAAAGGAATGATTATTTGATTAAATTgaagttaaaatatataaaaataatgctgAAAACATGTAAATGTCAATAATGAGGGGAAAATATTTTGTGATGTTCTGTAATAAATAgatatgttaaaatatattcaaatatgaatatatgatCCGCCTTATTTTAATGGAGATATTCACGACGGAGCCACAGAAAACATACAGTTATACATAATTTCTAATACTGAAATTATGTAgcaatataaaacaatatgcatatttatacatttctctaattttatgaatataccttatgataattattaaaaaaaagtaaatctctatataaattaaaataaaaataaataaaaaatataaaacttatAGCGCATATtgattttgtttaaaaacaaaaaatatattataattaatcaCTATGAAAGTATACtgtttaaattaaataaaattatatgtataatttatcGTTATTATCTAGCACGGAAGCTAATATTAGATATTCTTATGTAATAccttatttataaataaaaataataaattccaGTATATTTCTTTccaatataaatgtattggTTAGACAAGAGATTCAGATAAATATTTGATATAGTGTGAAAtatctaaaaaatttttgaaatctTGGACAGTGACGAACAAACTCTTTGAATAACTAattttaacataatattcatatatgatGTTTGTTACCATTATTTAAGAAGTGCATTTCATTAAACTAAacaattgtaaaataaatgtttttcttgaatatttaattttctttatgcATAATAATAGTGCACATTTGAATGTCTTTACAAATTAAATTAcaacatataaaatacaaataattacTGATTGTTATGATAACATGTTATTCTAAATTCATCCACCCTCAGCATATATACATCTAGGAATAAGAAGACAACATATAAGATATTATAgtgtgtaaaaataaaaataaacaatactatatatagtgacataataaataatggaTAATACATCATCAGAAATTTAATGCAATTCAGAATTTATAATCGGAAAATACATTTGCAATTAATAGTTAATAAAATGAGTTAGtgaaacttttatttttatagtattattAGATGAAGTAAGaacatataaaacataaacacttagaaatatttatgtacatgtaaaaaatttttttacttctgtgttatattcgtatatattaatatttaaataatttatgggctttttgtttattcaattatttttctttaattttatttttctttttatatttatattaagacTTATAACAATACATAAAATGATCAAAAAgtttaattaaatgaatattacaaaattttaaaattaaataaacaaaaaaaaatttatcacaaaatgtacataatatattataaaggatgaatattttataaaataaaaaataaatatatatataatcaaattaattataattggATGACTTTAAAGATTtcctataaataataataaaaacattttaccCTACACTTTTctctattataatatattggGAAAATATGACTTTGTATTTTcatatgttataattttcatcatGTAATgtatctatattttatatcgattttatatatatacataaacaaaaaagaaataaatataactaagtagagcaaaaaatatatttataagaaatacATCCTTAACTATTCCAAATGGGGATATaggtattatatattttttaagatcCAAATATAATGACAACATACTTACAACTTAAATTTgaaacatattattatatctatttaGTGATAGTTACactatgaaaatatatttgtactatatattttatttttaatagacataataatatccttgtaaaacaatattatcatatttttctgtTACACTTTTGGAAAGCACTTTTATCGCTAttcaatataaaattaataataataaataataaaattactttAAATAAGCGTGGTAATAACAATGAGAataaatatcttttattGTAAATACATCCTTATGATGAATTACATTATTGTATAAGTCATTCAATATTTTCacaaaaaacatatataattataatttaaaaggacatatgtttttaaaaaataaacatatatatatttaaatatatttgaaatggATTATTATTGGTTatagttcatatatatatatatatatatatatatatgtatctatgTAATATAGTTTTTCTTTAATGTGTTTATTGTGAATAcaacaaattatatacatcttccttatgcatatgtaatccataaaatgttatttgttttaaatgcaaataaaattattcggAGAAgctatatattaatagaatGAAATAACAAGTATGTGTTCCTTCTTTTATGGTTAAGATATAATATACTAGTCCATGTATTggaaaatatgtttttaatttattttattttgttgttttttttttaaatagactttaaatatatatttattcacaatattataattttacattaatttttcgttcctcattatatttaaagggtaatatataaaaatgttcatatataattgtgCTGAACAGAACTTTGATcttgcaaaaatatataactgttGAATACACCACTATATCAAAAAGCTTAGACAAATAATGGTTTTATATCTcctttatacaaaataattttaattattatttacaaattatatttaatgatgCATTTTTCTTAAACTATTAATTCCTTGGATgtaatgaataaatttttattttcattaattcgATAATGCACAATTATTGCATGCCACCACAATACAAGACACAccgtattattaaaaatgttttaatttttttatattatcctTTAAAACGTTTTTCCATTGTATTTATTCActatttcttattattttctcctaatttcattattttatttttttaaaatatagtttataacattattatcTAGCCtcttatgaatattatatatggaCAGTTCTAATGAAccaaaattatatttgaagtacattatatatattttttttttaatactttgTGTTGTTATAAGACACACGATGcctaattaaatatttccaaATTCGCAGtataacatttaatattcataattcttattttataaatttcatatgtatttatagttctcattacaaatattttttatcatatattcatatttactttaatcatattaattttttatttggcCATAATACATTCGATGATTATTCGTAAATTTATAAaggatatatttatacttggtatatttacaaaataaaatatgcattgttagttaaatgaatatataattaataattttcttatattattaaggAGTGATATATCTTGCGTTACTCATTTGAAGTTAGTTTTCCCTCTAATAATTCtgtgttttttattaatcatatgaaaaaataaaaataaataaatattatttttgtctAGAGCTATTTTTAAAGCgaaataacataaatttcATTGATAATTAACAgtaaattcttatttttttttttaaataacctACGACGTTGTACATGTTCCATGCATAATAATAACACTATAGTCTTTTTTGAGGTTCTTATTGGCATTgcatgttaatatatttaattgaatattaaatgtaataataaataatttacaattcatgttcttttattatattaataattgttattacaaatatatttgcaCTTATATGTTAGCAGAGCATAAAATAAACTATTTGATTttgatgaatataaaaaaataaataaaaatgtttagtacacatatttttatttctcattgtatattataattataaaagtcAATTACGTATTCATAGTGaacttatttttacatatataatatgtgtaatcatattattttctaaaaatatataccaaaaaaaaaaaaaaaattcattaaaataatacaacagAATTAGATTCATAAATGTTCAacacataaattaaaaattgaatatcAGAGTAattgaataatattttattaaattcttcaaataaaatcataaaatttaaaaaaaatattctcttgtataaatgataataaaacaGGAGAAAACAAAACATATGAAAAGACATaggtataatttattttaccatttaatatcaattttttttataacaagtAAATCAATTaatcaaaaattatattaaaaccgttataacaatgaaaaaatatcattatgctttatttctaatattaaatgtaaaaatgaatttatatgtatattattacgtaaatatttgcatacaaaaaaaaaaacataatatatttattatatatataatatatttttgtacttaaaataatcataattGTCTTTGCTACACTTGTaaggataaatataaataaaataattttattatttaattgaaatatataataataatttttttttcccataaaaataatgttatcTGTGacgtataaaatatattgtagaAAAGTCTAATATCAtcaaatgtattttttatctataatttattatagaCTTTTCATTTAAGTATTTAACTATGCACTTAGTATATTATAAGCACACAAATCGTTTTATCTCCTTTTATGctacttttaaaaaactcATGATTAGCatgctttttaaaaattttttagttcTAAATAATTATCCTATTGATCTTATTTTTCGTAATAAAATTCAgcaatattaaagaaaataaaattatatatgagttcataaatttattatatcttatCAAAATCAAATATGGTAATTCCCTAATGTATAcatgaacaaaaataaaatatatgttttaactataaaatatggaagaacaattgaaataaataaattataatcatTTATACATTGTGgtaatgtacatattttaagtatttaattataatttatttatttttaattatatttactagTTCATAGTAGTTCtttgtattaaaataagtTATTAATCCGATATATACCTTTTCGTAACGATAAAAAGGATAATTTTCTCAACtcaacatttaaaaaaatataaggagaaaataattataatggttataatt from Plasmodium malariae genome assembly, chromosome: 11 harbors:
- the PmUG01_11015200 gene encoding uncharacterized protein, which codes for MDSMEELKYVFDYSEDFDFIREESFQNSCNACYTHFYYLIGSFHYTLSGKTNMNNGLEICVENILKMIKNIILKIS